One segment of Porticoccus hydrocarbonoclasticus MCTG13d DNA contains the following:
- a CDS encoding rhodanese-like domain-containing protein — protein sequence MKTAHDLVLEAKQHITEINTDEAEVEIKNADIVIDIREPEEFHQGHIHGAVNIPRGILEFRLSSVPEFENREMGIVLYCKTNGRGALAAKSLKEMGYIQVKTIAGGMDAWAAADKPIAVPSKLDFD from the coding sequence ATGAAAACTGCACACGATCTGGTGTTAGAAGCCAAACAGCATATTACCGAGATCAATACCGACGAGGCAGAAGTAGAAATAAAAAATGCTGATATTGTCATCGATATTCGGGAGCCTGAAGAGTTCCACCAGGGGCACATTCACGGTGCGGTGAATATCCCCCGCGGTATTCTGGAATTCAGACTCTCGTCAGTGCCGGAATTCGAAAACAGGGAAATGGGTATTGTGCTTTACTGCAAAACTAACGGTCGGGGCGCTCTGGCAGCAAAAAGCCTGAAGGAGATGGGTTACATTCAGGTTAAAACCATTGCTGGCGGTATGGATGCTTGGGCAGCGGCAGACAAACCCATCGCAGTTCCTAGCAAACTCGATTTCGACTGA